The Blastopirellula sediminis sequence CGGACGAAATTGAAACTCGCTCGTCTTCTGATTGAAGATTGATGCGCCGGTAACGTCGGTCGGCAACAAGTCGGGCGTGCACTGCACGCGCTTCAACGTGCAGCCGACGCTCTTGGCCAACGTGCGGGCTAGCATCGTCTTCGCGACGCCTGGTACGTCTTCCATCAGGACGTGCCCTTCGGCCAACCAGGAGACGAGCGAGAAGACGATTTGCTGTCGCTTTCCCATGATGACCCGTTCCGAATTGGCGATGATTTTTTTGGCGATCGAAGCGACGTCCATGGGCGAATTCACGAGATAAGGTTTGCAAGCGAATTAATGGCAGGAGGAGGAACTCTCATTATGCCCGGAAAAGCGAAATGACGCTTGCATAACGCGTGAAATCGAAAAGGAGAATTTTGGGAAATCCGATGTGAAAATTTGGACGATTTCGACAGTCAAATTTGATTGTTCTTGACCACCCGCCGATCAAAGGATTAGAATTCGGACTACCGCTGAAGAGGGAGGAGAGGCAAGCCATACCTTTTCATATTTGTTATGCAGGGGCTTATATCATGTCAGGGCGCATGAAGATCACGTTTTTGCTAGCGACGTTGATCGTTTCTGGGCTTACAAACTACGCGCAAGCTCGCATTTGGGTCGACGCCGAAGGACGTTCGGTCGACGCTGAATTCATCAAAATCGAAGGGAACACGGTTCATCTTCGCCGGAATGATACCGGCGCAGAGATCGAGGTCCTGTTCGCCAAGTTTAGTGAGGCCGACAAACGTCGTCTGGCGGTCCTGCGCGATCAAGCGGAAGGGACGAATTCGGCCGCGGATGACGCGGAAATGCCGGCCGATTACGCTTCGAGCGTCGGCAGCGACACGGCCGGTGACAAGGCCAGCGAATCGAAGAGCGACGTGTCGGAAGCCGACGCTCGTCGTGAACTAAGCCGGTCTCGCAAATGGACCGACGAAGACGGCAATCAGATTCAGGCCAAGTTCGTCCGCATCCATGACGGCAACGTGATTCTGTTGCAAGGGAACAAGGGGCACAACGTCGACTTCTACAAGTTGTGCGATGCCGACCAGGACTACCTCCGAACGCAGTTGACAGCGCTCGGCCAGGAAGACGACGTTCCGCCGGTCGTCGTGAAGAGCTATAGCCCGTCGGTCGGCGCCAATGGCGCGATCGCTGGGAATCCGTCGGGAATGTCGAACTTTCCCAACCAGTTTGGCCCGAATGGGATGTCGAACCCGCCTGGATTTTCGCGTCCGCCGGGCATGACCGGCCCGAGCGGAATTTCCTCGAATTCTTCGTCGCCGATCAATCCGAACGAGTCTGATCTCGATCGTCGTATTCGTGAATACAACGAAAACTTCGCGAACTCGAAGCTGGCGAACAATTCTGCCAATTCTGCGCCGCCGCAGGTTGCGTCCAGTTCGTCGAACTCGGGCATGTCGTCTTCGTCGTCGAGCTCGCCGAGCTACAATCCCTGGGCGAACAACAGCGGCAGTTCGAGCGCCGCTCCGCCGCAGAACAACACGGCGCCCCCGTCGATTCGACCTCCGTCGTTCCCGAACAACCCGATCGCGAATCAGCCGCCGATCAGCACTCCTACGATTCCAACGCCGAATCTCCAGAACCAAATGGTCTGGCAATGCAAGACGTGCGGTACGCAGTTCGATACGGTCGAAAAGCCGTCGTTCTGCCATTTCTGCACGTCGATCAAAATTGGCGGCTTCCTCCTGTTGTCGCTCGTCGGCGCTGCGATCAAGGGAGCGATGAGCAGCTAAGTTAACACCTCCTCAATAGCCGCGCGTCATCGGGTTGTGATGACGCGCGGGCACATCCAGCCCCACCCCCCATGCCCAAACTTCACGCCCCCACGCTTGGAGCGTGGCTTCTTTTCATTTCCGCCTGCGCATGCGCGGAAGATCCATTTCAAAGCAATGTTCGCCCAACCGATCCGCTGACGGCGGAAGAGGAACGGGCGACCTTTACGGCGCCCAGCGGATTTCGCGTTGAACTCTTCGCCGCCGAACCGCAGATCGCCAAGCCGTTGAACATGGCGTTCGACGCGCGGGGGCGACTCTGGGTCACCGAGACGCGCGAGTATCCTTATCCCGCGCCGCTCGACAAGCCGGCACGCGACGCGATCAAAATCCTCGAAGATACCGACGGCGACGGCCGCG is a genomic window containing:
- a CDS encoding SHD1 domain-containing protein — its product is MSGRMKITFLLATLIVSGLTNYAQARIWVDAEGRSVDAEFIKIEGNTVHLRRNDTGAEIEVLFAKFSEADKRRLAVLRDQAEGTNSAADDAEMPADYASSVGSDTAGDKASESKSDVSEADARRELSRSRKWTDEDGNQIQAKFVRIHDGNVILLQGNKGHNVDFYKLCDADQDYLRTQLTALGQEDDVPPVVVKSYSPSVGANGAIAGNPSGMSNFPNQFGPNGMSNPPGFSRPPGMTGPSGISSNSSSPINPNESDLDRRIREYNENFANSKLANNSANSAPPQVASSSSNSGMSSSSSSSPSYNPWANNSGSSSAAPPQNNTAPPSIRPPSFPNNPIANQPPISTPTIPTPNLQNQMVWQCKTCGTQFDTVEKPSFCHFCTSIKIGGFLLLSLVGAAIKGAMSS